The proteins below are encoded in one region of Phycisphaerae bacterium:
- a CDS encoding response regulator, whose amino-acid sequence MAKVLIVDDERDYREQLEIILSHAGYETRSAGNGRDAIDIGARFRPDVLVADWMLKDAIHGLHVSAALRVVWASLRTILITGFASNDLRSEANQAGLYGFVEKPFELDEIVDAVRQAVEAPERPVTIPPVGVLEVDPAGSIVYANRRARELFLDIDAGVEAASLAAVFGEQGVPNLDAAIERWVVACPRSRRHLNWHLRSQSPRGPGTRLVVMLLPEDPHHLGNQLVQILLEIKGERPKRWPFKGRVLAIDDDRLIRQLLHSVLEAAGAGGYVAETGAEAIRLLETDQGIRYVVIDYEMPGVDLPGLVQKMKSIRPDLELIGSSATERRAEFHALGIDRFIFKPWRLGDLVAVLEP is encoded by the coding sequence GTGGCGAAAGTCCTGATCGTTGACGATGAACGCGATTACCGTGAGCAACTGGAAATCATCCTCTCACATGCGGGCTACGAAACCCGCAGCGCCGGCAACGGACGCGACGCGATCGATATCGGCGCCCGATTCCGCCCCGATGTGCTGGTCGCCGATTGGATGCTGAAAGACGCCATTCACGGATTGCACGTGTCCGCGGCCCTACGCGTGGTCTGGGCAAGCCTGCGGACCATCTTGATCACCGGCTTCGCCTCGAACGATCTGCGGTCGGAAGCGAACCAGGCCGGCTTGTACGGCTTCGTGGAGAAACCCTTCGAGCTGGACGAGATCGTTGACGCCGTCCGCCAGGCGGTCGAGGCTCCGGAGCGACCGGTCACCATTCCCCCCGTCGGCGTCCTGGAGGTCGATCCGGCCGGATCGATCGTCTACGCCAACCGGCGAGCCCGGGAGCTCTTCCTGGACATCGACGCAGGCGTCGAAGCGGCCAGTCTCGCGGCCGTGTTCGGCGAGCAGGGCGTGCCCAATCTCGACGCGGCCATCGAGCGCTGGGTCGTCGCATGCCCCCGGTCCAGGCGGCACCTCAACTGGCACCTCCGCTCCCAAAGCCCCCGCGGCCCCGGAACGCGGCTGGTGGTGATGCTCCTGCCCGAAGACCCCCATCACCTCGGCAACCAGCTGGTCCAGATCCTGCTCGAGATCAAGGGTGAGAGGCCGAAACGGTGGCCGTTCAAGGGCCGGGTGCTGGCGATCGACGACGACCGCTTGATCCGGCAGCTTCTCCATTCCGTGCTCGAAGCCGCGGGCGCCGGGGGATATGTGGCCGAGACCGGGGCCGAAGCCATCCGCCTCCTGGAAACCGACCAGGGCATTCGCTATGTGGTGATCGACTACGAGATGCCAGGCGTCGACCTGCCCGGACTCGTGCAGAAGATGAAGAGTATCCGGCCCGATCTGGAGCTGATCGGAAGCAGTGCGACCGAGCGGCGGGCCGAGTTCCATGCGCTGGGCATCGATCGGTTCATCTTCAAACCCTGGCGGCTCGGAGACCTGGTCGCCGTCCTGGAGCCGTAG
- a CDS encoding sugar porter family MFS transporter, with product METHQQEGNASYVFLLVLVAAMGGLLFGYDTAVISGAIGFLQQHFELDELQKGWAASCALVGCILGAAGAGVLSDWAGRKKVMLLAAGLFSVSAVGAAIPVDLTTFVVARVLGGIGIGVASMTSPLYIAEISPAGARGRLVSVNQFAIISGMLVVYLVNTLIARSGNEHWNIAQGWRWMFASGLAPAVVFGLLVLFIPESPRWLTKRGRSDEALVVLTRVGGMDRARAELAEIKDAIAHEGSAVALLFRPEVRAPLVIGVVLAVLQQVTGINVVLYYAPEIFKSAGMETSTALNNTVIVGVVNLVFTVVAIWVVDRVGRRPLLLATSIGMGVSLTLLGGAFVLGRLGGPGVLVFVLGYVASFAVAMGPVVWVVMSEIFPTRIRGVAMSIATVCLWVSCFAVSQFFPLMLAWLAGYVFFVYAAMCAVAFMFVLLYVPETKGKSLEQIERGWVPRSGSEVTVE from the coding sequence ATGGAAACGCACCAACAAGAAGGGAATGCCAGTTACGTTTTCCTTCTGGTCCTCGTGGCGGCCATGGGTGGCCTGCTGTTCGGATATGATACGGCCGTCATCTCAGGTGCGATCGGCTTCCTGCAGCAGCACTTCGAACTGGATGAGCTGCAGAAGGGGTGGGCGGCGTCCTGCGCTTTGGTGGGCTGCATTCTGGGGGCGGCTGGCGCCGGCGTGCTGAGCGATTGGGCGGGTCGCAAGAAAGTGATGCTCCTGGCCGCAGGACTGTTTTCGGTTTCAGCCGTCGGGGCGGCGATCCCGGTTGACCTGACGACCTTCGTGGTGGCACGGGTGTTGGGCGGCATCGGCATCGGCGTCGCTTCGATGACCTCGCCTCTCTATATCGCGGAGATCTCCCCGGCTGGAGCTCGCGGCCGGCTGGTTTCAGTGAACCAGTTCGCGATCATCTCCGGCATGCTCGTGGTGTATCTCGTGAATACGCTGATCGCCCGGAGCGGAAATGAGCACTGGAACATCGCCCAGGGCTGGCGGTGGATGTTTGCGTCCGGTCTGGCACCGGCGGTGGTCTTTGGCCTGCTGGTGCTGTTCATTCCCGAGAGCCCGCGCTGGCTCACCAAACGAGGCCGGTCGGACGAGGCCTTGGTGGTGCTAACCCGCGTGGGCGGTATGGATCGTGCCCGTGCGGAGTTGGCCGAGATCAAGGATGCGATTGCCCATGAGGGCAGCGCCGTCGCCCTTCTGTTTCGCCCGGAGGTTCGAGCTCCACTGGTGATTGGGGTCGTCCTGGCGGTGCTTCAACAGGTCACCGGCATCAATGTCGTGCTCTACTATGCGCCGGAGATCTTCAAGAGCGCCGGCATGGAGACGTCGACGGCCCTGAATAACACGGTGATTGTCGGCGTCGTCAACCTGGTGTTCACGGTGGTGGCTATCTGGGTCGTGGACCGGGTGGGGCGCCGGCCGCTGCTGCTGGCAACTTCGATCGGCATGGGAGTGTCTCTCACCTTGCTCGGCGGGGCGTTTGTTCTTGGCCGGCTCGGAGGCCCGGGGGTCCTGGTCTTCGTGCTGGGCTACGTGGCCTCCTTTGCGGTGGCGATGGGGCCGGTGGTCTGGGTGGTGATGTCCGAGATCTTCCCGACCCGAATTCGCGGCGTGGCGATGTCCATCGCGACCGTGTGCCTGTGGGTGTCGTGCTTCGCAGTGTCGCAGTTCTTCCCGCTCATGCTTGCGTGGCTGGCGGGGTATGTGTTCTTCGTGTACGCAGCCATGTGCGCCGTGGCTTTCATGTTCGTACTGCTGTACGTTCCAGAGACGAAAGGCAAGTCGCTGGAGCAGATTGAACGCGGCTGGGTGCCTCGGTCGGGGTCTGAGGTGACCGTGGAATGA
- a CDS encoding sugar ABC transporter ATP-binding protein: protein MPPVQNAASVPILRFDGISKFFAGVTALRQVSFQIQAGHCHALLGENGAGKSTLGKIVAGIHLPNEGGLYLDEKPVRFASPLDAVRAGVGMVHQELCFCPNLTVAENLCLGNLPTRFGLLNHSAMRRRARTMLAEIGADIDVDLPIASLSTGQEQIVQIAAAVGTGARIIVMDEPTSSLATAEVERLFQLVDRLKRRGATLIYVSHRLEEIFRLCDAVTVLRDGQHIETAPVAGMTMERIVQLMIGRPVKDYFPEHLAASPGTERLRVENLTSPGKFGGISFSVRSGEVVGLAGLVGAGRSEIAQAIFGLDSKSSGNIFIDGRKRVVRSPRQAMALGIGYLPEDRKTQGLVLSMGGRANLSLPILDRLSRLGVVRANSERLLTRKYFDRLRVRTPHMDTAVSSLSGGNQQKIAMAKWLASECGILLIDEPTRGVDVGAKAEIHALIDELARDGAAILLISSELPEILNLSTRIVVLRAGRRMGELTRGQATQEAIMRLMAGVTEPAAATR, encoded by the coding sequence ATGCCCCCGGTTCAAAACGCCGCTAGCGTCCCGATCCTCCGGTTCGACGGCATCTCCAAGTTCTTTGCCGGGGTCACCGCCCTCCGGCAGGTGAGCTTCCAGATCCAAGCCGGGCACTGCCACGCTCTCCTCGGTGAGAACGGGGCAGGCAAGTCTACCCTGGGCAAGATTGTCGCCGGGATTCATCTCCCCAACGAAGGCGGGCTGTACCTCGACGAGAAACCGGTGCGCTTCGCGTCGCCCCTGGACGCCGTCCGGGCCGGCGTCGGCATGGTCCACCAGGAGCTGTGCTTCTGTCCGAACCTGACCGTCGCGGAGAATCTCTGCCTCGGCAATCTCCCCACCCGGTTCGGGCTGCTCAACCACTCGGCAATGCGCCGCCGCGCCCGGACCATGCTCGCCGAAATTGGGGCCGACATCGACGTCGATCTGCCCATCGCCTCCCTCTCCACCGGCCAGGAACAGATAGTCCAGATCGCGGCGGCTGTAGGCACAGGGGCCCGCATCATCGTGATGGACGAGCCCACCAGCTCGTTGGCGACCGCCGAGGTTGAGCGCCTCTTCCAACTGGTCGACCGCCTCAAGCGGCGCGGAGCCACCCTGATCTACGTGTCCCACCGTCTGGAGGAGATCTTCCGGCTGTGTGACGCGGTAACCGTGCTGCGTGACGGGCAGCACATCGAAACCGCACCGGTGGCCGGCATGACCATGGAGCGAATCGTGCAGCTGATGATCGGGCGACCGGTGAAGGACTACTTCCCCGAGCACCTCGCGGCTTCACCCGGCACCGAGCGACTTCGGGTTGAGAACCTCACCTCGCCCGGCAAGTTCGGGGGTATCTCCTTCAGTGTGCGGTCCGGAGAGGTTGTCGGCTTGGCCGGTCTGGTCGGCGCGGGACGCAGCGAGATTGCCCAGGCCATCTTTGGGCTGGACTCCAAGTCGAGTGGAAACATCTTCATCGACGGTCGGAAACGCGTGGTTCGCTCGCCTCGCCAAGCGATGGCCCTCGGAATCGGCTACCTGCCTGAAGATCGCAAAACCCAGGGTTTGGTGCTGAGTATGGGCGGGCGGGCGAACCTGAGCCTGCCGATCCTCGATCGGTTGAGCCGGTTGGGCGTGGTGAGGGCGAACTCTGAGCGTCTCCTCACGCGCAAGTACTTCGACCGACTACGGGTGCGGACCCCGCATATGGACACCGCCGTGTCCTCGTTGTCCGGGGGCAACCAACAGAAGATCGCCATGGCCAAGTGGCTGGCCAGCGAGTGTGGCATCCTGCTCATCGACGAGCCTACGCGCGGTGTTGACGTCGGGGCCAAAGCGGAGATCCACGCCCTCATCGATGAACTCGCCCGCGATGGGGCGGCGATTCTCCTGATCTCTTCGGAACTGCCGGAGATTCTGAACCTGAGCACGCGAATCGTGGTTCTGCGGGCTGGCCGACGGATGGGCGAGCTTACCCGCGGCCAAGCCACCCAGGAGGCCATCATGCGTTTGATGGCCGGCGTTACCGAGCCCGCCGCAGCGACCCGCTAA
- a CDS encoding helix-hairpin-helix domain-containing protein, whose product MHDLRTIPGVGPRMAEDLIQLGYGRVRDLRGQDPEEMYRRLGRLRGAPIDRCVLYVFRCAVYFASHDRHEPRLLKWWSWKDTHAPGSKRR is encoded by the coding sequence ATGCACGACTTACGGACGATCCCAGGCGTCGGCCCGCGCATGGCCGAGGACCTCATTCAGCTCGGATACGGACGAGTGCGCGATCTTCGCGGGCAGGATCCCGAGGAGATGTACCGCCGCCTCGGTCGGCTGCGGGGTGCGCCCATCGATCGCTGCGTGCTCTACGTCTTCCGGTGTGCGGTCTACTTTGCCAGTCACGACCGACACGAGCCCAGGCTGCTCAAGTGGTGGAGTTGGAAGGACACACATGCCCCCGGTTCAAAACGCCGCTAG
- a CDS encoding DUF962 domain-containing protein — translation MAEWWTRYLQRHQHVASRILHAIGIPTTLAALVLAGVQLAQWRWDLWWRPATLLGLGYLLQYVGHLIEGNDMGEVVLLKKWLGKPYVAVSPRFQGRPGFTPQSTPRS, via the coding sequence ATGGCCGAGTGGTGGACACGGTATCTGCAACGTCATCAGCATGTGGCATCGCGGATTCTGCACGCGATCGGCATTCCCACGACCCTCGCCGCCCTGGTCCTGGCCGGTGTGCAGCTCGCCCAGTGGCGCTGGGACCTGTGGTGGCGACCGGCCACCCTGCTCGGGCTGGGCTATCTGCTACAGTACGTCGGCCATCTGATCGAAGGCAACGACATGGGTGAGGTCGTGCTGCTCAAGAAGTGGCTCGGCAAGCCCTACGTGGCCGTGTCGCCGCGCTTCCAGGGCCGGCCGGGTTTCACTCCTCAATCCACCCCCAGATCCTGA
- a CDS encoding type II secretion system protein: MPGTTHRQRHPHRGFTLIEILVVVSVIALLIAILIPALTRAREQSRTVVCLSHLQQIGSATGMYMSQNRDWYPIGPADKIFAFTDNRQTYRYIEGNCIWGGRRGSLHFPQVEWYNRPLSKFMYAGVPSEDRVGVFECPSDKGTPLYELTMGRSIYHICGNSYYMNTHGEFARKSQKSRSHPATIVMYEEGNLHFLLGDPRTLPWPAGRAASQGRGWHGRKNRFNVGFLDFHAAEVSMDPRKLSGPGWNVKDFFRIWGWIEE; this comes from the coding sequence ATGCCCGGGACAACTCATCGCCAGCGGCACCCGCATCGAGGCTTCACGCTCATTGAGATCCTGGTCGTGGTTTCCGTCATCGCGCTGCTCATTGCCATCCTGATTCCCGCGCTGACACGGGCCCGCGAGCAGAGCCGGACGGTGGTCTGCCTTTCGCATCTCCAGCAGATCGGTTCGGCCACCGGGATGTACATGAGCCAGAACCGCGACTGGTATCCCATCGGTCCGGCCGATAAGATCTTCGCGTTCACGGACAACCGCCAGACCTACCGCTACATCGAGGGGAACTGCATCTGGGGCGGACGGCGCGGCTCGCTGCATTTCCCGCAGGTCGAATGGTACAACCGCCCGCTGAGCAAGTTCATGTACGCCGGCGTTCCCTCCGAGGACCGGGTCGGCGTGTTCGAATGCCCCTCGGACAAGGGGACGCCGCTCTACGAGTTGACCATGGGGCGGAGCATCTACCACATATGCGGCAACAGCTACTACATGAACACCCACGGGGAGTTCGCCCGCAAGAGCCAGAAATCACGGTCTCACCCGGCCACGATCGTGATGTACGAGGAGGGGAACCTCCATTTTCTACTGGGTGATCCGCGCACCCTGCCGTGGCCTGCGGGACGGGCGGCGTCGCAGGGGAGGGGCTGGCACGGTCGCAAGAACCGTTTCAATGTCGGCTTTCTCGACTTCCATGCGGCGGAGGTCTCGATGGATCCGCGCAAGCTCTCCGGCCCGGGCTGGAACGTGAAGGATTTCTTCAGGATCTGGGGGTGGATTGAGGAGTGA
- a CDS encoding PAS domain S-box protein — MTALSANQLDRQRFLQALEQLGPHEHLCLIYETQEEQFGAAIPFIRMGIERHEKCVYIADENSAETVLAAMRADGIAVDAATRSGALVLATRQETYLREGGFDPDRMMAFLAEATRTALSEGYTALRVTGEMTWVLAGDVGSGRLIEYEAKLNRLFPVEPCLAICQYNRWKFPANVIAGVIRTHPLVVYRETVCRNAYYIPPEESPGERGTECEIERLLNSIRDREAAEMELSRTRLELEERVAQRTAELREANQQLRHEIVNRTQVESALRDSNELLEAIFAQTHQAIAYLDVDLKLVRVNETFAEIGGHEPDSFVGRSLFDFFPDQQSAELFRRVAETGEPYAASASPYVFADHPERGTTYWDWTLTPIRNPTGKVVGLVLCVLDVTAHKLAELHLVDKERDVTALVSAPTDVAMLLDARGTILEANETICRRLGLERGKVVGACLWNLVAAPMAADWARWVEEVCRSGRPVRFEDDRQGIWYDNVLWPIREPSGQVVRVALLGRDITERRRVEMEIRRLSSFPQEDPSPVMELGPAGDITYQNPACGRYLVHLGLPLDQPELLLPTGFRDFVRQCLGEHRDVVVREQTVKDVTLSWSFHPLVGHDLVHAHGQDVTDRKLAERTLSKARDELERRVLARTADLEEANRLLRMEIAERRKVEEALEESQERYQVMLASVSSYRYAVDTRDGVAIRTEHGAGCAAVTGYTPGDYARDPHLWFTMVHPEDRPAVRDHINRLLSGEDVPPIEHRIIHRGGSVRWIRDTMVPHRDTEGRMVHYDGIVEDITERKQVEQEREATLSLLEATLESTGDGILVVDPNGRIRLANKRFLVLWGISAGSPPAQNLAAFLEHAGQEVSDPGAFLARMSEVNERSAQDNRGAVETVDGRVFECSCLPQYIGRRRAGWVWSFRDVTDRTRAEREVARHRANLEELVEKRTMELETSREQLVRAEQLASIGTLAAGIAHEINNPVGMMLLAAQAAMRYRSHPRGPELIEQSLNRIVSNARRCGQIVRGVLQFARQEPTEKWSASLNLAVTAACQAVSGYARDRDTALETDLAADLPNAIINPMQIEQVVVNLVKNAVEAAEAGGRVSIRTARGSLGARLVVQDWGRGMTDDQLKHLFDPFYTTRQHRGGTGLGLSIVHGIITEHGGLIAVDSRPGRGTTFTIDLPCAAVV, encoded by the coding sequence ATGACCGCCCTGTCGGCAAACCAGTTGGATCGCCAGCGGTTCCTGCAGGCGCTCGAGCAGCTGGGCCCGCACGAGCATCTCTGTCTGATCTACGAGACGCAGGAGGAGCAGTTCGGGGCGGCGATTCCGTTCATCCGCATGGGGATCGAGCGCCACGAGAAGTGCGTGTACATCGCCGATGAAAACAGCGCCGAGACCGTGCTGGCCGCGATGCGGGCCGACGGAATCGCGGTCGACGCGGCCACGCGGTCCGGCGCCTTGGTGCTGGCTACCCGCCAGGAGACATACCTCCGCGAAGGCGGCTTCGACCCCGACCGGATGATGGCCTTCCTGGCGGAGGCGACCCGAACCGCGTTGTCCGAGGGCTACACCGCCCTCCGCGTTACCGGGGAGATGACCTGGGTGCTGGCCGGCGATGTCGGTTCGGGCCGCCTGATCGAGTATGAGGCAAAACTGAACCGCCTCTTCCCCGTCGAGCCGTGCTTGGCCATCTGCCAGTACAACCGCTGGAAGTTCCCGGCAAATGTGATCGCGGGCGTCATTCGGACTCATCCGCTGGTAGTCTATCGCGAGACGGTGTGCCGCAACGCCTATTACATCCCCCCCGAGGAGTCCCCGGGCGAGCGGGGAACCGAGTGCGAAATCGAGCGGCTGTTGAACAGCATCCGCGATCGCGAAGCCGCGGAGATGGAATTGAGCCGTACCAGGCTCGAGCTCGAGGAAAGAGTGGCCCAGCGCACGGCGGAGCTGCGCGAGGCCAACCAGCAGCTGCGGCATGAAATCGTCAATCGCACCCAGGTCGAGTCCGCGCTCCGCGACAGCAACGAGTTGCTGGAGGCCATCTTCGCCCAGACCCACCAGGCCATCGCTTACCTTGATGTGGACCTGAAGCTGGTGCGGGTGAACGAGACATTCGCCGAGATTGGCGGACACGAACCGGACTCCTTCGTCGGCAGGAGTCTCTTCGATTTCTTTCCTGACCAACAGAGTGCCGAGCTGTTTCGCCGGGTCGCCGAGACGGGCGAACCCTACGCCGCCTCGGCTTCTCCGTATGTCTTTGCAGACCACCCCGAGCGGGGTACCACCTACTGGGATTGGACGTTGACGCCGATCCGCAATCCCACCGGGAAGGTGGTGGGGCTGGTCCTCTGCGTACTGGATGTGACGGCCCACAAGCTCGCCGAACTCCACCTCGTGGATAAGGAGCGGGACGTGACCGCCCTGGTCAGCGCCCCGACGGATGTGGCCATGCTGCTGGACGCCCGCGGCACCATCCTCGAGGCCAACGAGACCATCTGCCGGCGGCTGGGGCTGGAACGAGGCAAGGTCGTCGGCGCCTGCTTGTGGAACCTGGTCGCCGCCCCGATGGCCGCCGACTGGGCTAGGTGGGTGGAGGAGGTATGTAGATCTGGACGACCGGTTCGGTTTGAGGACGACCGTCAGGGCATATGGTACGACAATGTCCTGTGGCCGATCCGCGAGCCTTCCGGGCAGGTCGTGCGGGTGGCGCTGCTGGGCCGCGATATCACCGAGCGACGACGGGTGGAAATGGAGATCCGGCGGCTGTCGAGCTTCCCGCAAGAGGACCCCTCTCCGGTGATGGAACTGGGACCTGCCGGGGACATCACCTATCAGAATCCGGCCTGCGGGAGATACCTGGTGCATCTGGGGCTGCCGCTCGACCAGCCCGAGCTGCTGCTGCCGACCGGCTTCCGCGACTTCGTCCGGCAGTGTCTTGGCGAGCACCGCGATGTCGTGGTGCGAGAGCAGACGGTGAAAGACGTCACCCTGAGCTGGTCATTCCACCCCTTGGTGGGCCACGATCTGGTTCACGCCCATGGACAGGATGTAACCGACCGCAAACTGGCGGAGCGGACGCTCAGCAAGGCGCGCGACGAGCTCGAACGGCGCGTTCTGGCCCGAACCGCGGATCTGGAGGAAGCCAACCGTTTGCTGCGGATGGAGATCGCCGAGCGCCGCAAGGTCGAGGAGGCCCTGGAGGAAAGCCAGGAACGCTACCAGGTCATGCTGGCTTCGGTCAGCTCCTATCGGTACGCGGTCGATACGCGCGACGGTGTGGCGATCCGGACCGAGCACGGGGCGGGCTGCGCGGCCGTCACCGGCTACACCCCCGGAGACTATGCCCGCGACCCGCATCTGTGGTTCACCATGGTCCATCCCGAGGATCGCCCCGCGGTCCGCGACCACATCAATCGACTGCTGAGCGGGGAAGACGTCCCGCCTATCGAGCACCGGATCATCCACCGCGGAGGATCCGTGCGCTGGATCCGCGACACCATGGTGCCCCACCGCGACACCGAGGGACGGATGGTCCACTACGACGGAATCGTCGAGGACATCACTGAACGCAAACAAGTCGAGCAGGAGCGGGAGGCGACGCTCTCGCTGCTGGAAGCCACGCTGGAGTCCACCGGGGACGGTATTCTGGTCGTCGATCCGAACGGCCGGATCCGGCTGGCCAACAAGAGGTTTCTGGTTCTCTGGGGAATCAGCGCCGGATCACCACCAGCCCAGAACCTCGCCGCTTTCCTCGAACATGCCGGGCAGGAAGTCAGCGACCCCGGCGCGTTCCTGGCCCGGATGAGCGAGGTGAACGAGCGCTCGGCCCAGGACAATCGCGGGGCGGTGGAAACCGTCGACGGGCGGGTCTTCGAGTGCTCCTGCCTCCCCCAGTACATCGGCCGGCGGCGGGCCGGGTGGGTCTGGAGCTTCCGCGATGTCACCGACCGAACCCGGGCCGAGCGGGAAGTGGCCCGCCATCGGGCCAATCTGGAAGAGCTCGTCGAGAAGCGAACGATGGAGCTCGAAACCTCCCGAGAGCAGCTTGTGCGGGCGGAGCAGCTGGCGTCGATCGGCACCCTGGCCGCGGGAATCGCCCACGAGATCAACAACCCGGTGGGTATGATGCTGCTGGCGGCCCAGGCGGCAATGCGCTATCGCAGCCACCCCCGCGGACCGGAGCTCATCGAGCAGTCGCTGAACCGCATCGTGAGCAACGCCCGGCGGTGCGGACAGATCGTGCGCGGCGTCCTCCAGTTCGCCCGGCAGGAGCCGACCGAGAAGTGGTCCGCCAGCCTCAATTTGGCGGTCACCGCAGCGTGCCAGGCGGTGTCGGGTTACGCCCGGGATCGCGACACGGCCCTGGAGACCGACTTGGCCGCGGATCTGCCCAACGCGATCATCAATCCCATGCAGATCGAGCAGGTCGTGGTGAACCTGGTGAAGAACGCCGTCGAGGCGGCAGAGGCGGGCGGGCGGGTCAGCATCCGAACCGCCCGCGGATCGCTCGGCGCTCGATTGGTCGTGCAGGATTGGGGTCGGGGCATGACCGACGACCAACTCAAGCACCTCTTCGATCCCTTCTACACGACGCGCCAACACCGCGGCGGGACCGGTTTGGGCTTGAGTATCGTGCACGGTATCATCACCGAGCACGGCGGGTTGATCGCGGTGGATAGCCGACCGGGTCGCGGCACGACGTTCACCATCGATCTGCCCTGCGCGGCGGTCGTGTAG